In Salarias fasciatus chromosome 2, fSalaFa1.1, whole genome shotgun sequence, one genomic interval encodes:
- the LOC115406400 gene encoding nocturnin-like isoform X1 has product MNPARRCSALFGHLCASSRGPSAARIPGTRYCHPGGGGAGGAGKPSGAPGSAAATSAVCPMGGSSSRLFGTLAQSLNTAPLPQPDPFSEDNPDQDLDRDLAEVDPDQLLRECEQALQRRPARPHRDLVYPGGAAPCRHQHDPPIRVMQWNILAQALGEGKDGFVRCPLDALNWHERKYLILEEILTYRPDVLCLQEVDHYYDTFQPIMSGLGYQGSFLAKPWSPCLDVERNNGPDGCALFYRRSRFSLQATAHLRLSAMMLPTNQVAIVQTLSCRVTGRRLCVAVTHLKARSGWERLRSAQGADLLQRLRSITSRGGGGRQDLDQDLDQDLDLDRDLDQDQEERPGLLPLVVCGDFNAEPSEDVYRRFSSSPLGLDSAYKLLSRDGQTEPAYTTWKIRPSGESRGTLDYIWYSQEALSVDSLLDIPTEEQIGPDRLPSYHYPSDHLSLLCDLRFRG; this is encoded by the exons ATGAATCCAGCCCGTCGCTGCTCCGCGTTATTCGGCCACCTGTGCGCGTCCTCCCGGGGCCCGTCGGCCGCCAGGATACCGGGGACACGTTACTGTCACCCCGGCGGCGGGGGAGCGGGGGGAGCGGGGAAGCCGAGCGGAGCCCCCGGAAGCGCCGCCGCCACCTCAG cAGTGTGTCCAAtgggcggcagcagcagcaggttgtttgGTACTTTGGCCCAGTCCCTGAACACCGCCCCCCTCCCACAACCGGACCCCTTCTCCGAGGACAacccggaccaggacctggaccgggacctggcCGAGGTGGACCCGgaccagctgctcagagagtgCGAGCAGGCCCTGCAGAGGCGGCCGGCCAGGCCGCACCGGGACCTGGTTTATCCCGGCGGGGCGGCGCCGTGCCGCCACCAACACGACCCCCCCATCCGGGTCATGCAGTGGAACATCCTGGCTCAAG CTCTCGGGGAGGGGAAGGACGGCTTCGTCCGCTGCCCTCTGGACGCTCTCAACTGGCACGAGAGGAAGTACCTGATCCTGGAGGAGATCCTGACGTACCGGCCGGACGTCCTGTGCCTGCAGGAGGTGGACCACTACTACGACACCTTCCAGCCCATCATGTCGGGCCTGGGCTACCAGGGCAGCTTCCTGGCCAAGCCGTGGTCACCCTGCCTGGACGTGGAGCGCAACAACGGGCCGGACGGCTGCGCCCTCTTCTACCGCCGCTCCCGCTTCTCCCTCCAGGCCACGGCCCACCTGCGCCTGTCGGCCATGATGCTGCCCACCAACCAGGTGGCCATCGTGCAGACGCTGAGCTGCAGGGTGACGGGCCGGCGGCTGTGCGTGGCCGTCACCCACCTGAAGGCTCGCAGCGGCTGGGAGCGCCTGAGGAGCGCGCAGGGGGCGGACCTGCTGCAGAGGCTGAGGAGCATCACctccagagggggaggaggccggcaggacctggaccaggacctggaccaggacctggacctggaccgggacttggaccaggaccaggaggagcgccCGGGCCTCCTCCCCTTAGTGGTGTGCGGGGACTTCAACGCCGAGCCCTCGGAGGACGTGTACCGCCGCTTCAGCTCCTCCCCCCTCGGCCTGGACTCCGCCTACAAGCTGCTGAGCCGCGACGGCCAGACGGAGCCGGCCTACACCACCTGGAAGATCCGGCCGTCCGGGGAGAGCCGCGGCACCCTGGACTACATCTGGTACAGCCAGGAGGCTCTGAGCGTGGACAGCCTGCTGGACATTCCCACCGAGGAGCAGATCGGACCGGACCGCCTGCCCTCCTACCACTACCCCTCCGACCACCTGTCCCTGCTGTGCGACCTGCGCTTCAGGGGCTGA
- the LOC115406400 gene encoding nocturnin-like isoform X2, protein MNPARRCSALFGHLCASSRGPSAARIPGTRYCHPGGGGAGGAGKPSGAPGSAAATSVCPMGGSSSRLFGTLAQSLNTAPLPQPDPFSEDNPDQDLDRDLAEVDPDQLLRECEQALQRRPARPHRDLVYPGGAAPCRHQHDPPIRVMQWNILAQALGEGKDGFVRCPLDALNWHERKYLILEEILTYRPDVLCLQEVDHYYDTFQPIMSGLGYQGSFLAKPWSPCLDVERNNGPDGCALFYRRSRFSLQATAHLRLSAMMLPTNQVAIVQTLSCRVTGRRLCVAVTHLKARSGWERLRSAQGADLLQRLRSITSRGGGGRQDLDQDLDQDLDLDRDLDQDQEERPGLLPLVVCGDFNAEPSEDVYRRFSSSPLGLDSAYKLLSRDGQTEPAYTTWKIRPSGESRGTLDYIWYSQEALSVDSLLDIPTEEQIGPDRLPSYHYPSDHLSLLCDLRFRG, encoded by the exons ATGAATCCAGCCCGTCGCTGCTCCGCGTTATTCGGCCACCTGTGCGCGTCCTCCCGGGGCCCGTCGGCCGCCAGGATACCGGGGACACGTTACTGTCACCCCGGCGGCGGGGGAGCGGGGGGAGCGGGGAAGCCGAGCGGAGCCCCCGGAAGCGCCGCCGCCACCTCAG TGTGTCCAAtgggcggcagcagcagcaggttgtttgGTACTTTGGCCCAGTCCCTGAACACCGCCCCCCTCCCACAACCGGACCCCTTCTCCGAGGACAacccggaccaggacctggaccgggacctggcCGAGGTGGACCCGgaccagctgctcagagagtgCGAGCAGGCCCTGCAGAGGCGGCCGGCCAGGCCGCACCGGGACCTGGTTTATCCCGGCGGGGCGGCGCCGTGCCGCCACCAACACGACCCCCCCATCCGGGTCATGCAGTGGAACATCCTGGCTCAAG CTCTCGGGGAGGGGAAGGACGGCTTCGTCCGCTGCCCTCTGGACGCTCTCAACTGGCACGAGAGGAAGTACCTGATCCTGGAGGAGATCCTGACGTACCGGCCGGACGTCCTGTGCCTGCAGGAGGTGGACCACTACTACGACACCTTCCAGCCCATCATGTCGGGCCTGGGCTACCAGGGCAGCTTCCTGGCCAAGCCGTGGTCACCCTGCCTGGACGTGGAGCGCAACAACGGGCCGGACGGCTGCGCCCTCTTCTACCGCCGCTCCCGCTTCTCCCTCCAGGCCACGGCCCACCTGCGCCTGTCGGCCATGATGCTGCCCACCAACCAGGTGGCCATCGTGCAGACGCTGAGCTGCAGGGTGACGGGCCGGCGGCTGTGCGTGGCCGTCACCCACCTGAAGGCTCGCAGCGGCTGGGAGCGCCTGAGGAGCGCGCAGGGGGCGGACCTGCTGCAGAGGCTGAGGAGCATCACctccagagggggaggaggccggcaggacctggaccaggacctggaccaggacctggacctggaccgggacttggaccaggaccaggaggagcgccCGGGCCTCCTCCCCTTAGTGGTGTGCGGGGACTTCAACGCCGAGCCCTCGGAGGACGTGTACCGCCGCTTCAGCTCCTCCCCCCTCGGCCTGGACTCCGCCTACAAGCTGCTGAGCCGCGACGGCCAGACGGAGCCGGCCTACACCACCTGGAAGATCCGGCCGTCCGGGGAGAGCCGCGGCACCCTGGACTACATCTGGTACAGCCAGGAGGCTCTGAGCGTGGACAGCCTGCTGGACATTCCCACCGAGGAGCAGATCGGACCGGACCGCCTGCCCTCCTACCACTACCCCTCCGACCACCTGTCCCTGCTGTGCGACCTGCGCTTCAGGGGCTGA